Proteins co-encoded in one Coriobacterium glomerans PW2 genomic window:
- a CDS encoding sugar phosphate isomerase/epimerase family protein translates to MREDFAVRGHDIAIRDDILGLATALQARELRSLAFAPALSLPEMTDSGEHINVGLANYIRRMLAERDVEIATLSCYVNMIHPDACERAQSVARLSHYLQLAPEFGTRIVVTETGSVDPNFAFTEDNFGDEPFAALLDAIAPLLQTAHENGVFLALEPGINHPVYSLDRVEDVLTYFGYDAALKLVLDPVSLITPGHDRADEILREGFSRFGRQIVAVHIKDYEWTPNASRLIKPVLPGTGHVDMHQLITIAQSCQPYGIKCFDELGNDMLDEVLRMPWISKYQ, encoded by the coding sequence ATGAGAGAAGACTTTGCGGTTCGCGGCCATGATATTGCAATCAGAGATGATATTTTGGGACTGGCAACAGCCTTACAGGCAAGAGAGCTGCGTTCGCTTGCGTTCGCACCGGCTTTGTCATTGCCGGAGATGACTGACTCCGGCGAGCACATCAATGTCGGTCTTGCGAATTACATTCGCCGCATGCTTGCCGAGCGTGATGTGGAGATCGCGACGTTAAGCTGCTATGTGAACATGATTCACCCTGATGCATGTGAACGAGCCCAATCGGTTGCACGGTTGAGCCACTACTTGCAGCTTGCCCCGGAGTTCGGAACGCGAATAGTCGTGACCGAGACAGGTAGCGTCGATCCGAATTTCGCGTTCACAGAAGACAACTTCGGTGATGAGCCATTCGCTGCCCTGTTGGACGCCATTGCACCGCTCCTCCAAACCGCTCACGAAAATGGTGTTTTTCTTGCCTTGGAACCCGGAATTAATCATCCCGTATATTCGCTAGATCGTGTGGAAGACGTACTGACATACTTTGGTTATGACGCCGCACTGAAGCTGGTACTCGATCCGGTCAGTTTGATTACGCCTGGTCATGATCGGGCTGATGAAATTCTGAGGGAAGGTTTCTCCCGATTCGGGAGACAAATCGTCGCAGTGCATATTAAAGATTATGAGTGGACGCCGAACGCTTCGAGACTGATAAAGCCGGTGTTACCGGGTACGGGCCATGTTGATATGCATCAGCTCATTACGATTGCGCAGAGCTGCCAACCCTATGGCATCAAATGCTTTGACGAATTGGGCAACGACATGCTTGATGAGGTTCTTCGGATGCCTTGGATCAGTAAATATCAGTAG
- a CDS encoding MFS transporter has protein sequence MKVVKATARVFGWKDKIGYAFGDLGNCFILGLVNSFLTIYYTNALGISGAIVGILFLSARCIDAFADVTVGRIADVAPLQKAGRFRPWIRYVKYPFCAITVILFLPMVGNWPMAFRLVYVFVTYLVYGILNSCINIPYGSMASAISDNPDHRASLSTSRSVGSAIGGATTGFMIPLLVYKATVNGQQTVSSMRFFMVSIMCAVIAFICYNMIYAMTTERVQVRKTQKVSAKKLVKGLITNKALMALVVADFFLVINQNLSGTLATYLFTDYFRNTQALSIALLFTFGTVVVLAPFATKLIKAFGKKEASIACLAFGTVMYLLMYVMHITDPWVYLVLLFLATLGSGMFNLMVWAFITDVIDYCQFSTGFREDGTVYGVNSFSRKLAQAFGGGLGGFMLAAIGYVSSTSGGAEQTAAVINRIYAIGNLIPAGCLLLGMLTLILFYPLNKKRIDAVDAELAERRSRDIAEQESSKSA, from the coding sequence ATGAAAGTTGTCAAGGCCACGGCACGCGTATTCGGTTGGAAAGACAAGATCGGATACGCATTTGGAGATCTTGGAAACTGTTTCATCCTTGGACTGGTAAACAGCTTTTTGACGATCTACTACACGAACGCATTGGGCATATCTGGAGCGATCGTTGGAATTCTGTTCTTGAGTGCGCGTTGCATCGATGCATTTGCCGACGTCACGGTGGGACGAATCGCAGATGTCGCTCCGTTGCAAAAGGCCGGGCGATTTCGCCCGTGGATCCGATATGTGAAGTATCCGTTCTGCGCGATAACAGTTATTTTGTTTCTCCCAATGGTGGGGAATTGGCCTATGGCTTTTCGTCTCGTGTATGTTTTCGTCACGTATCTCGTGTACGGCATCCTGAATTCATGCATCAACATCCCGTACGGCTCCATGGCCAGCGCTATAAGCGACAATCCGGATCATCGGGCCTCTCTATCGACATCGCGTTCCGTCGGATCTGCGATCGGCGGCGCAACGACTGGTTTTATGATTCCTCTTCTGGTGTACAAGGCGACTGTCAACGGCCAGCAGACGGTGTCTTCCATGCGCTTTTTCATGGTTTCGATCATGTGTGCCGTTATCGCGTTCATTTGTTACAACATGATCTATGCCATGACGACGGAACGCGTTCAGGTCCGCAAAACGCAGAAGGTTTCAGCTAAAAAACTGGTCAAAGGCCTGATTACGAACAAGGCATTAATGGCGCTGGTCGTTGCCGATTTCTTTTTAGTGATCAACCAGAATCTCTCGGGGACGCTGGCGACGTATCTGTTCACAGATTATTTCAGAAACACGCAGGCATTGTCGATTGCGTTGCTGTTCACGTTCGGAACGGTCGTTGTGCTCGCGCCGTTTGCAACGAAGCTGATCAAAGCTTTCGGTAAAAAAGAGGCAAGTATAGCGTGCCTGGCATTCGGAACCGTCATGTATCTGTTGATGTACGTTATGCATATCACAGATCCTTGGGTGTACTTGGTCCTGCTGTTTCTGGCAACATTGGGCTCAGGGATGTTCAATTTGATGGTATGGGCTTTTATCACCGACGTAATCGATTACTGTCAGTTTTCCACTGGGTTCCGGGAGGACGGGACTGTCTATGGAGTCAATTCATTTTCTCGAAAGCTCGCTCAAGCTTTCGGCGGCGGCCTCGGCGGCTTCATGTTGGCTGCTATCGGATACGTATCTTCGACATCGGGAGGAGCCGAGCAGACAGCAGCCGTCATCAATCGAATCTATGCCATCGGAAACCTGATCCCCGCCGGTTGTCTTTTGCTTGGCATGTTGACGCTCATCTTGTTTTATCCGCTAAATAAAAAGAGGATCGATGCCGTCGATGCAGAGCTGGCTGAACGGCGTTCTCGGGATATAGCCGAACAGGAATCAAGCAAGAGCGCTTAG
- a CDS encoding glycoside hydrolase family 88/105 protein has product MEKNINTAVQMLTLAYLYEETHDKAYLSHLCAWGDWLYYDLPRTQRGGFQHVTYGDLNQDEMWVDTLMMSILTLAKLGKVLHRPEYTEEAKKQVLLHIQFLQDKKTGLWFHGWSFLRNDNFSGAFWGRGNSWVTISFPELLDLLDLPRGDSFQEYLTTILKFQVEALENYQDESGLWHTLIDDSSSYLEGSATAGFSYGILKAVHDHRISRRHRETAMKGIQALLDNIDDTGVLGRTSGGTPIGETKEFYNDVQISAMPYGQSMAALALTEYLKEFY; this is encoded by the coding sequence GTGGAAAAGAACATCAATACCGCCGTGCAAATGTTGACTTTGGCATATCTGTATGAGGAGACGCACGACAAGGCCTATCTTTCACACCTTTGTGCATGGGGGGATTGGCTTTATTACGATCTACCTCGTACACAGCGAGGCGGATTCCAACATGTCACCTATGGCGATTTGAATCAAGATGAGATGTGGGTCGACACTCTGATGATGAGCATCCTCACGCTGGCCAAGCTCGGTAAGGTACTTCATCGCCCCGAGTATACCGAGGAAGCGAAAAAGCAGGTTCTGCTGCACATTCAGTTTCTGCAAGATAAGAAGACCGGATTGTGGTTTCATGGTTGGAGTTTTCTCAGAAATGATAATTTTTCGGGGGCGTTTTGGGGAAGAGGAAACTCTTGGGTAACGATTTCATTTCCTGAGCTGCTTGATCTCTTGGATTTGCCGAGAGGAGACAGTTTCCAAGAGTATCTGACTACAATTTTGAAGTTTCAGGTCGAGGCTTTAGAGAATTATCAAGATGAAAGTGGATTGTGGCACACGCTGATTGATGATTCGAGCAGCTATCTAGAAGGGTCTGCTACGGCGGGCTTTTCGTACGGCATCCTTAAAGCCGTTCACGACCATCGAATAAGTCGACGACATCGAGAGACCGCGATGAAAGGGATCCAGGCTCTGCTCGACAATATCGATGACACCGGTGTCCTCGGAAGGACATCCGGTGGCACTCCGATAGGAGAAACCAAAGAGTTCTATAACGACGTTCAAATATCTGCTATGCCCTATGGTCAGTCGATGGCGGCTCTGGCTTTGACGGAATACCTTAAAGAATTCTATTGA
- a CDS encoding glycoside hydrolase family 88 protein produces the protein MMLCSKSEIEKRIQLLIDNEIHLCDPTGECFVRVADGSLIDNKSFNFWEWTSGIGLYGLMKYYMLSNNPEILEIIRNWFEINSV, from the coding sequence ATGATGCTCTGCAGCAAATCAGAAATTGAAAAGCGAATCCAGCTGCTCATCGATAACGAAATCCACTTGTGTGATCCTACCGGTGAGTGTTTTGTGCGAGTCGCTGATGGCTCCCTGATTGATAACAAAAGTTTCAATTTTTGGGAATGGACATCGGGAATCGGATTATACGGTTTGATGAAGTATTACATGCTGAGTAATAATCCTGAGATACTCGAGATCATCAGGAATTGGTTTGAAATCAATTCAGTATGA
- a CDS encoding gluconate 5-dehydrogenase — METAGTFSPDSFRLDDRVALITGAAYGIGMAIATAFAAAGARIAFNVRDAEQLRAAVDTYAQLGIEAHGYLADVTEESEIAELVKTIDHELGSIDILVNNAGIIKREPMLEMSAADFREVVDIDLSGPFIVSKAVLPDMIKKGRGKIINICSMMSELGRETVAGYAAAKGGLKMLTRNICSEFGAHNIQCNGIGPGYIATPQTAALREVQPDGAPHPFDQFIRAKTPAGRWGTPEDLVGTAVFLASPASDFVNGQIIYVDGGILAYLGRQPQ, encoded by the coding sequence ATGGAGACTGCTGGAACATTTTCCCCGGATAGCTTTCGGTTGGACGATCGTGTCGCGCTGATCACCGGGGCGGCGTACGGCATCGGCATGGCGATCGCGACGGCCTTTGCCGCCGCAGGAGCGCGCATCGCGTTCAATGTGCGGGATGCCGAGCAGCTGCGCGCAGCCGTTGACACGTACGCGCAACTCGGCATCGAGGCGCACGGCTATCTCGCCGATGTCACGGAGGAGTCCGAGATCGCCGAACTCGTCAAGACGATCGACCATGAGCTCGGCAGCATCGACATTCTGGTGAACAATGCGGGAATCATCAAACGGGAGCCCATGCTCGAGATGAGCGCGGCTGATTTCCGCGAAGTAGTCGACATCGACCTGAGCGGGCCTTTCATCGTGTCCAAAGCGGTGCTCCCGGACATGATCAAAAAGGGGCGCGGCAAGATCATCAACATCTGCTCGATGATGAGCGAGCTGGGCCGCGAGACGGTCGCCGGATACGCGGCGGCAAAAGGCGGACTCAAGATGCTTACACGCAACATCTGCTCGGAATTCGGTGCTCACAACATCCAGTGCAACGGCATCGGTCCGGGATACATAGCCACCCCGCAGACCGCTGCGCTGCGCGAGGTGCAGCCCGATGGCGCACCGCATCCCTTCGACCAGTTCATCCGCGCCAAAACGCCTGCCGGCAGATGGGGTACGCCCGAGGATCTCGTGGGAACCGCGGTCTTTCTCGCATCGCCTGCCTCAGACTTCGTGAACGGCCAGATCATCTATGTCGACGGCGGCATCCTCGCCTACCTCGGCCGGCAGCCTCAGTAG
- a CDS encoding RpiB/LacA/LacB family sugar-phosphate isomerase yields the protein MNIALINENSQADKNSMIETALKRAVEPLGHTVHNYGMYTADDEAQLTYVQNGILAAVLLNGGAAEYVVTGCGTGEGAMLALNSFPGVLCGHVADPLDAYTFAQVNDGNAVALPFALKNGWGQELNLEYTFSKLFGEGSGNGYPRDRVVPEQRNKKILDQVRRNNFKPFPELLLGLDEDLVKGALAGEHFQELFFPAVRDDAVADAVRKILAA from the coding sequence ATGAACATCGCATTGATCAACGAAAACAGTCAAGCGGACAAGAACAGCATGATCGAGACGGCTCTCAAACGGGCGGTTGAACCGCTCGGACATACCGTTCACAACTATGGCATGTACACCGCAGACGATGAAGCGCAGCTCACCTATGTGCAGAACGGCATTCTCGCTGCTGTCCTGCTCAACGGCGGCGCCGCCGAGTACGTGGTGACCGGATGTGGGACCGGCGAGGGAGCCATGCTCGCACTCAACTCGTTCCCCGGAGTTCTCTGCGGCCATGTCGCGGACCCGCTGGATGCCTATACGTTCGCGCAGGTCAACGATGGGAACGCTGTCGCTTTGCCCTTCGCCCTCAAGAATGGCTGGGGCCAGGAGCTCAATCTCGAGTACACGTTCTCGAAACTGTTCGGAGAGGGGTCCGGGAACGGATACCCACGTGATCGCGTTGTTCCCGAGCAGCGCAACAAAAAGATTCTTGATCAGGTTCGTCGCAACAACTTCAAGCCCTTCCCCGAACTTCTGCTGGGGCTCGATGAGGACCTCGTCAAGGGCGCACTCGCAGGCGAGCACTTCCAGGAGCTCTTCTTCCCCGCCGTCCGCGACGATGCCGTCGCCGACGCGGTCCGAAAGATTCTGGCGGCGTGA
- a CDS encoding LacI family DNA-binding transcriptional regulator, protein MPKQNSRKRVTINDIAQMTGTSKTTVSFYINGKTDHMSEETRLVIQEAIRKTGYEPSPLARGMNSKQSNLLGVVIGDITNTFSNQIVKGITSVADEHGYRVLVSSSNFRKTDELAYIDRLIAVGVDGFIVQPTAQFKKIMTYIENAGRQTVFIDSKFYGYESNWVKTDNYEASHRAISACIEKGYERFLLVTAEPGLLSSRIERFSGFVDALEPTELGFTQLELHDDKVPVEQLQEFLRSNIDGVTPTLVFAPNCWALPDIYVAMREFYPLMPDRVGLLGFDNTDWASVASPSVSVVVQPAQQEGAQACKILLDLIAHAGKIDPHQVLSCRTQWGTSTL, encoded by the coding sequence ATGCCGAAGCAGAATTCTAGAAAACGCGTCACCATCAACGATATCGCCCAGATGACGGGAACCTCGAAAACCACCGTGTCCTTCTACATCAACGGAAAGACCGATCACATGTCAGAGGAGACGCGCCTTGTCATCCAAGAGGCGATTCGAAAAACAGGGTACGAACCCAGTCCGCTCGCGCGCGGCATGAACTCAAAGCAATCCAATCTCTTGGGCGTGGTCATCGGCGATATCACGAACACCTTCTCGAATCAGATCGTCAAAGGCATCACCTCGGTCGCCGACGAGCATGGATACCGTGTTCTTGTCAGCAGCTCGAATTTTCGGAAGACCGATGAGCTGGCCTACATCGATCGACTCATCGCCGTCGGGGTCGACGGATTCATCGTGCAGCCCACCGCGCAGTTCAAGAAGATCATGACCTACATCGAGAACGCCGGCAGGCAGACCGTCTTCATCGACAGCAAGTTCTACGGTTACGAGTCGAACTGGGTGAAAACCGACAACTACGAGGCGTCGCATCGGGCGATCAGCGCCTGCATCGAAAAGGGCTACGAGCGCTTCCTGCTGGTGACCGCCGAGCCCGGGCTGCTTTCGTCTCGGATCGAGCGGTTCTCCGGTTTTGTCGATGCGCTTGAGCCGACTGAACTCGGCTTCACGCAGCTCGAGCTCCATGACGACAAGGTACCCGTCGAGCAGCTCCAGGAGTTTCTCCGAAGCAACATCGATGGCGTGACGCCGACGCTCGTGTTCGCGCCCAACTGCTGGGCGCTTCCCGACATCTATGTCGCGATGCGGGAGTTCTATCCGCTCATGCCCGACCGCGTCGGCTTGCTTGGCTTTGACAACACGGATTGGGCGAGCGTGGCCTCTCCTTCGGTTTCGGTCGTCGTGCAGCCCGCTCAGCAGGAAGGAGCGCAGGCCTGCAAGATCCTGCTCGACCTTATCGCGCATGCCGGCAAGATCGACCCGCATCAGGTGCTCAGCTGCCGCACTCAGTGGGGAACCAGCACGCTCTAG
- a CDS encoding right-handed parallel beta-helix repeat-containing protein — MVQHQDLTIPAEASGGASLATSAFQEAFDRARETGPARVVVPAGTYRIGSVLMHGDTELHLRAGAQILGSEDIDDYTDWDISTTLRYVDDPDIARIQGLCEHYARALITVADARNVAITGEPGSKIDGVDCFDPNGEEGFRGAMGIRICRCEGVRLSGYQFVNAANWSHQIDSCTDVRIEDVAVRGGHDGFNVHHCDNVIIRRCDLRCGDDCVAGFDARNVLIEDCLLNTACNALRLGCANLLVEHCRFSGPGEYPHILEGTYHMHAAVKYYSIKGDVIREDACNWLIRDCTFERPGRLINYDYGSAKGYQTERPLLNVRFEDIRVIGASQPSFFRGTEEEPGSLEFTRAKIVFDPDADHIGEPFVQIGERAVLKCNQVDYAAAGDEPFSGPRIVRADEVAATTLRCAPDDEMHRAK; from the coding sequence ATGGTGCAGCACCAAGACTTAACGATTCCAGCCGAGGCGTCCGGTGGCGCCTCGCTCGCGACCTCGGCGTTTCAGGAAGCCTTCGATCGGGCCCGAGAAACGGGGCCGGCCCGTGTGGTGGTGCCTGCCGGCACCTATCGCATCGGCAGCGTCCTCATGCACGGAGACACCGAGCTTCATCTGAGGGCAGGTGCCCAGATCTTGGGCAGCGAGGACATCGACGATTACACCGACTGGGACATCTCCACGACGCTGCGCTATGTCGATGATCCCGATATCGCGCGCATCCAAGGGCTCTGCGAGCATTACGCGCGTGCGCTCATCACCGTGGCCGATGCTCGAAACGTCGCGATCACCGGCGAGCCCGGATCAAAGATCGACGGCGTCGACTGCTTCGATCCAAACGGAGAAGAGGGCTTTCGCGGTGCGATGGGCATTCGTATCTGCCGCTGCGAAGGCGTACGTCTGAGCGGCTATCAGTTCGTCAACGCGGCGAACTGGTCGCACCAGATCGATTCGTGCACGGACGTGCGAATCGAGGACGTCGCGGTCCGGGGCGGCCATGATGGCTTCAACGTGCATCACTGCGACAACGTGATCATCCGCCGCTGTGATCTGCGCTGTGGTGATGACTGTGTCGCCGGCTTCGACGCGCGCAATGTTCTCATTGAGGACTGTCTGCTCAACACCGCATGTAACGCGCTGCGCCTAGGTTGCGCGAATCTGCTTGTCGAACACTGCCGCTTCAGTGGTCCGGGGGAGTACCCTCACATTCTCGAGGGTACCTACCACATGCATGCTGCGGTGAAATACTATTCTATCAAGGGCGACGTCATTCGTGAGGACGCCTGCAACTGGTTGATCCGCGACTGCACGTTCGAGCGGCCGGGGCGTCTCATCAACTATGATTACGGCAGCGCGAAGGGCTATCAGACTGAGCGCCCCCTTCTCAACGTGCGCTTCGAGGATATTCGCGTCATCGGCGCGAGTCAGCCCTCATTTTTCAGGGGGACGGAGGAAGAGCCCGGCTCGCTCGAGTTCACTCGGGCAAAGATCGTCTTCGATCCGGACGCCGATCACATCGGCGAGCCGTTCGTGCAGATCGGCGAGAGAGCGGTGCTGAAATGCAACCAGGTTGACTACGCTGCCGCCGGCGACGAGCCCTTCTCGGGTCCGCGTATCGTGCGTGCCGATGAGGTCGCCGCCACCACGCTCAGGTGCGCACCCGACGACGAGATGCATCGTGCCAAATGA
- a CDS encoding glycoside hydrolase family 43 protein translates to MRNNSMWFDERGRPIQAHGGWILPTDDGFFWYGEDKSCETRDRRVEAIGIRCYRSADLRSWHDCGLVLPTSPDHPCPLMRPSGVVERPRVVRCEATGRYVMWFHADDATYRAASIGVAMASDPAGPFELVRAMRPNNQQSRDMTLFSEEQGRIYVIYSSESNWTLHIAALTEDCLDVEGDFARVFIDQKREAPCVFAAHDQRYLVTSGCSGWHPNAALFGTAVAMDGRWRLIDNPCRGPREHTTFDGQITCIFRAGDGYLALIDHWCREDLGTSRYSLVAVRFTDDRHDPMEIVWSDEAASIS, encoded by the coding sequence ATGCGAAATAATTCGATGTGGTTCGATGAGCGCGGCAGGCCCATTCAAGCGCACGGCGGTTGGATTCTGCCGACAGATGATGGATTCTTCTGGTACGGGGAGGACAAATCGTGCGAGACCCGCGATCGGCGGGTCGAGGCGATCGGTATCCGCTGCTATCGATCGGCCGATCTGAGATCTTGGCACGACTGCGGACTCGTGTTGCCCACCTCGCCAGATCATCCTTGTCCGCTCATGCGGCCCTCGGGTGTGGTTGAGCGACCGCGCGTCGTGCGCTGCGAGGCGACCGGTCGCTATGTGATGTGGTTCCACGCCGATGATGCGACCTACCGTGCTGCGTCGATCGGCGTCGCGATGGCGAGCGATCCTGCGGGCCCCTTCGAATTAGTTCGAGCTATGCGACCGAATAATCAGCAGAGCAGGGACATGACGCTGTTCTCCGAGGAGCAGGGGCGCATCTACGTCATCTACAGCTCAGAGAGCAACTGGACGCTTCACATCGCTGCACTCACCGAAGACTGCCTCGATGTCGAAGGCGACTTCGCCCGGGTGTTCATCGATCAGAAGAGGGAAGCGCCCTGCGTGTTCGCCGCCCACGATCAACGCTATCTGGTCACCTCAGGATGCAGCGGATGGCACCCGAACGCGGCGCTGTTCGGCACGGCCGTCGCCATGGATGGCAGATGGAGGCTGATCGACAACCCCTGCCGCGGACCACGCGAGCACACAACCTTTGACGGGCAGATCACCTGCATCTTCCGGGCGGGTGACGGCTATCTCGCATTGATAGATCACTGGTGCCGAGAGGATCTCGGCACCTCGCGCTACAGCTTGGTTGCTGTGCGCTTCACCGATGATCGGCATGATCCGATGGAGATCGTCTGGAGCGATGAAGCCGCCAGCATTTCATGA
- a CDS encoding carbohydrate-binding protein: protein MTSQVVEMAELGLEVRTGTGILRWRGNRADEVTLGWRGSYAPGDQIVLSCAAPPQMLAMCLDRGLSESVVLLTDRTFTFMIPFGDERKAYGPRAFAGERHWGYVRVLDERERESWRNLAENSHDLSLPSGSAPVLYPHAVTNVRCDNPQFLARNAIDGVFETGRHGSWPHESWGINDQRDAWLKIEFGRSVIADELRLYLRTDFPHDTWWRSALLTLSDGQQVTLRLAATGLRQTFPLGGARIAWLALSQLEKAEEHGFPGLSQIMVMGRETDPGSWSVRDPRRVEDDQADTGDTERSDAK, encoded by the coding sequence TTGACAAGTCAGGTTGTTGAGATGGCGGAGCTGGGTCTCGAGGTGCGCACCGGCACGGGCATCCTGAGATGGCGAGGCAACCGGGCCGATGAGGTGACTCTCGGCTGGCGCGGCAGTTACGCGCCGGGCGACCAGATCGTGCTCAGCTGTGCGGCTCCGCCTCAGATGCTCGCCATGTGTCTCGATCGCGGTTTGTCGGAGAGCGTGGTGCTGCTCACAGATCGCACCTTCACCTTCATGATCCCGTTCGGAGATGAGCGCAAGGCCTATGGACCCCGCGCGTTTGCCGGCGAGCGGCACTGGGGCTATGTTCGGGTCCTCGATGAGCGGGAGCGAGAATCTTGGCGCAACCTCGCTGAGAACTCCCATGATCTGAGCTTGCCGTCGGGCTCGGCACCCGTGCTCTATCCGCATGCGGTGACCAACGTTCGCTGCGACAATCCCCAGTTTCTTGCGCGCAACGCGATCGACGGAGTATTCGAGACAGGCAGGCATGGCAGCTGGCCCCATGAGTCTTGGGGTATCAACGACCAGCGCGACGCTTGGCTCAAAATCGAGTTCGGAAGATCGGTGATCGCTGATGAGCTGCGGCTGTATCTGCGAACAGATTTTCCTCACGACACCTGGTGGCGCAGTGCGCTGCTCACGCTGTCCGACGGCCAGCAGGTGACATTGCGGCTCGCGGCCACGGGCCTGCGTCAGACGTTTCCGCTCGGTGGCGCTCGCATCGCATGGCTTGCCCTTTCACAGTTGGAGAAGGCGGAGGAGCACGGCTTTCCCGGGCTGTCCCAGATCATGGTCATGGGTCGCGAAACCGATCCGGGCTCGTGGAGCGTCCGGGACCCGCGCCGCGTTGAAGATGACCAAGCCGACACGGGTGATACGGAGCGATCAGATGCGAAATAA
- a CDS encoding family 43 glycosylhydrolase, with protein sequence MVEELCQEPYDAGDRTVVANPVLAGAHPDPCLCRARGKYYLVTSTFQWMPGVSIYESIDLVRWRSLGGLLGDLDLRGIPDSAGIWAPDLTFDEMTGRFWLAYTVCKQIDGVFRDVENYVTTAQEIIGPWSKPVFINASGFDPGIFHENGRHYFINPQWDPRPLPGHHRFNGLIMQEFSVESGLIGMARTVLTNDDAVHDLREGPHVMKHDGRYYIVCAEGGTGRHHSIVVARADDLWGPYEVDPARPMLSSWGKDCSLRKAGHGNLLRDDAGAWYVCHLCARYLPGTEVSPLGRETAIQNVIWVDGWPRLACGDTAPIGSYVVADATVCAESADEDGTCAPDRFKCPGEPGYNYETAFTSATDLWCEEWLASRTLRDPAWTLTDGGLELRGGDSLTSLFDPALLVRRQTSTICRAQTTLSFKPTHYNQLAGLVWIYDTRAFVLLCVGFDEARDCRVIDVLACIDGALNMPLGGRQRIEVPDAVDEVTLIAHMNEPRLRFAVSLDAGPEQAVGASGAPLELDASCMSDERVAGWAYTGSMVGVACVDMFDKTAHARFASFSYEDIAPGLDKSGC encoded by the coding sequence ATGGTAGAGGAACTCTGCCAAGAGCCTTACGATGCGGGGGACAGGACGGTGGTCGCCAACCCGGTCCTCGCCGGTGCGCATCCCGATCCATGTCTGTGCCGCGCACGAGGGAAGTACTACCTCGTCACCTCGACGTTTCAATGGATGCCGGGAGTCTCGATATACGAGTCGATCGATCTTGTGCGCTGGAGAAGCCTAGGTGGTCTGCTGGGCGATCTCGACCTGCGCGGCATTCCGGATTCGGCGGGCATCTGGGCACCCGATCTCACCTTCGATGAGATGACGGGCCGCTTCTGGCTCGCCTACACCGTCTGCAAGCAGATCGACGGCGTATTCAGGGACGTCGAAAACTACGTGACGACCGCTCAGGAGATTATCGGCCCGTGGAGCAAGCCGGTATTCATCAACGCATCAGGGTTCGATCCGGGTATCTTCCACGAGAACGGCAGACACTACTTCATCAATCCCCAGTGGGATCCGCGTCCGCTGCCGGGCCATCATAGGTTCAACGGTCTGATCATGCAGGAGTTCTCGGTCGAGAGCGGCCTGATCGGAATGGCGCGCACGGTGCTCACCAATGACGATGCTGTGCACGATCTGCGCGAGGGTCCGCATGTCATGAAGCACGACGGACGCTATTATATCGTGTGCGCCGAGGGCGGCACGGGCCGTCACCACAGCATCGTGGTCGCGCGCGCCGATGATCTGTGGGGTCCCTACGAGGTTGATCCGGCCCGTCCGATGCTCAGTTCGTGGGGAAAGGACTGCTCGCTCAGAAAGGCGGGGCACGGCAACCTGCTCCGCGATGATGCCGGAGCTTGGTACGTCTGTCATCTGTGCGCACGGTACCTGCCGGGTACCGAGGTGTCACCGCTCGGGCGGGAGACCGCGATCCAAAACGTCATATGGGTCGACGGCTGGCCCCGCTTGGCATGCGGGGACACCGCGCCGATCGGCAGCTACGTGGTCGCGGATGCAACCGTTTGCGCCGAGTCCGCCGATGAGGACGGCACGTGTGCACCAGATCGTTTTAAGTGCCCCGGTGAGCCGGGATATAACTATGAGACGGCGTTTACATCTGCCACCGATCTATGGTGTGAGGAGTGGCTCGCATCGCGCACGCTGCGCGATCCTGCGTGGACGCTGACGGATGGGGGTCTTGAGCTTCGCGGCGGCGACTCTTTGACCTCGCTGTTCGATCCCGCTCTGCTCGTGCGGCGGCAGACGAGCACGATCTGTCGCGCTCAAACGACACTCTCTTTCAAGCCGACCCATTACAACCAGCTCGCCGGGCTCGTTTGGATCTATGACACCCGGGCATTCGTCTTATTATGCGTAGGTTTCGATGAGGCGCGCGACTGCCGTGTGATCGATGTGCTCGCCTGCATCGATGGTGCGCTGAATATGCCACTTGGCGGACGGCAGCGAATCGAGGTGCCCGATGCGGTCGATGAAGTGACGCTCATCGCGCACATGAATGAGCCCCGTCTGCGTTTCGCGGTCTCTCTTGATGCCGGACCCGAGCAGGCGGTCGGAGCGTCGGGTGCGCCTCTTGAGCTCGATGCCTCGTGCATGAGCGATGAGCGCGTCGCGGGATGGGCATACACCGGATCGATGGTCGGTGTCGCCTGCGTTGATATGTTTGATAAGACGGCTCACGCGCGCTTCGCTTCGTTCTCCTATGAGGATATCGCCCCCGGCCTTGACAAGTCAGGTTGTTGA